In the genome of Chryseobacterium arthrosphaerae, one region contains:
- a CDS encoding tyrosine-type recombinase/integrase yields the protein MLEKFLEYLQFEKRYSPHTITSYKKDLADFSHFFLRTESSENIAKADKKIIRNFIVELSENDISKRSINRKLSSLRSFFLFLLKIGEITVSPMEGISSLKFYAEKQIPMSKEEMETLNERIFGQEHGILEKCIMEVLYQTGMRKAELCGLIFENVNTEGNELKVIGKGNKERVIPISEDLSVLLKSYLDIRKPQTGYESCFFVNKKGKKLNEKFVYVVVNKYLSLITTKEKKSPHILRHSFATHVLDNGAEISKVKKILGHSSLASTQVYTNANIEQLKKVFNQAHPRASKKEEL from the coding sequence ATGCTGGAAAAGTTTTTAGAATATCTGCAGTTCGAAAAAAGATATTCACCTCACACAATTACAAGCTACAAAAAAGACCTTGCTGACTTTTCCCATTTCTTCCTCAGGACAGAATCTTCTGAAAATATAGCCAAAGCTGATAAAAAGATCATCAGAAACTTTATTGTTGAACTCAGCGAAAATGATATTTCCAAAAGAAGTATCAACAGGAAGCTGTCTTCCCTTCGCAGTTTTTTCCTTTTCCTTTTAAAGATAGGCGAAATTACGGTTTCTCCCATGGAAGGTATTTCTTCCCTGAAATTTTATGCAGAGAAGCAAATTCCTATGTCTAAAGAAGAAATGGAGACTCTTAATGAAAGAATCTTCGGGCAGGAGCATGGTATACTGGAAAAATGTATCATGGAAGTGCTTTATCAGACCGGGATGCGTAAAGCGGAACTTTGTGGCCTGATATTTGAGAATGTAAATACAGAAGGAAATGAATTGAAGGTAATAGGGAAGGGGAATAAAGAAAGGGTGATACCCATCTCTGAAGACCTCTCCGTACTCCTGAAATCCTATTTGGATATAAGGAAACCACAGACCGGATATGAATCCTGTTTTTTTGTGAATAAGAAGGGGAAAAAACTTAACGAAAAATTTGTTTATGTGGTAGTTAATAAGTACCTTAGTCTTATAACAACGAAAGAAAAAAAAAGTCCTCATATCCTGCGGCATAGCTTTGCTACCCACGTGCTGGATAATGGGGCGGAGATCTCCAAAGTAAAAAAAATATTAGGGCATTCCAGTCTTGCCAGTACTCAAGTCTATACGAATGCTAATATTGAACAATTGAAAAAAGTGTTTAATCAGGCTCACCCTCGAGCATCAAAAAAAGAAGAATTATGA
- a CDS encoding ATP-binding protein — protein sequence MSLKRKIALTISIAFSLLFGMVMAVIYLSFNDFRRDEFKERFRQRLEFTSHFISKSKDFEEEAPVFFNENSDNILLNEKILIFNDQKELIYSTIKDRNVTWDNAMLKELDKKKIIYTEKTVPEIYAALRNIKGENYYILTSAFDTNGKSKLGYLKYLLITAYAMSTMLIGFFSYYFVEKFLRPLEDLNKEISEVTAHKLTTQIPVQQSGDEINVLARSFNTMIARLDDVFQSQKDFTASASHEIRTPITRMAFQLENLITFEKHSPETLSSLRQIQRDVYQLSDLTNSLLLLTKFDKENIQSIYEEVRIDEVIFEAFEGVEKSYPDLKLDFLITEDTSENAFLTIKGIQSLLVIVFINLFKNAAVYSDTAEVKVLITETNDRLSVDVISHGDTISEEEQSKLFEAFTRGNNAQNIAGSGLGLRIVKRILEYHDAQIIYSSPAEYMNTFTLHFKK from the coding sequence ATGTCTTTAAAAAGAAAGATAGCTTTAACGATCAGTATTGCCTTTTCATTGCTTTTTGGAATGGTGATGGCGGTTATTTATTTATCTTTTAATGACTTTAGAAGAGACGAATTCAAAGAGAGATTCAGACAGAGACTTGAATTTACCTCCCATTTTATATCCAAGTCTAAAGATTTTGAAGAAGAAGCACCGGTTTTTTTCAATGAAAATTCAGATAATATCTTGCTGAATGAGAAAATTCTGATTTTTAATGATCAAAAAGAACTTATCTACAGCACCATTAAAGACAGAAATGTGACCTGGGATAATGCCATGCTGAAAGAACTGGATAAGAAAAAAATTATTTATACAGAAAAAACGGTCCCGGAGATTTATGCAGCACTCAGAAACATCAAAGGGGAAAACTACTATATTCTCACCAGTGCTTTTGATACCAACGGGAAATCAAAATTAGGATATCTTAAATACCTTTTGATCACGGCGTATGCAATGAGTACAATGCTGATAGGCTTTTTCAGCTATTATTTTGTGGAAAAATTCCTTCGTCCCCTGGAAGATCTTAATAAAGAAATTTCCGAAGTTACTGCCCATAAACTGACAACACAGATCCCGGTTCAGCAGTCTGGTGACGAGATTAATGTTCTTGCCCGGTCTTTTAATACAATGATTGCCCGGCTTGATGATGTATTCCAGTCACAGAAAGACTTTACGGCCAGTGCTTCCCATGAGATCAGGACTCCTATTACAAGGATGGCTTTCCAGCTGGAAAACCTGATTACATTCGAAAAACACTCTCCGGAGACGTTATCTTCCCTGCGACAGATCCAGCGGGACGTGTATCAATTGTCTGATCTTACCAACTCGCTGCTGCTGCTTACCAAGTTTGATAAGGAAAATATTCAGAGTATTTACGAAGAAGTAAGGATAGACGAAGTTATTTTTGAAGCTTTTGAAGGAGTGGAGAAAAGTTATCCGGATCTGAAACTTGATTTCCTGATTACGGAAGATACCTCTGAAAATGCTTTTTTAACGATAAAAGGTATTCAATCCTTATTAGTGATTGTTTTTATTAATCTCTTTAAAAATGCGGCAGTATACTCTGATACCGCAGAAGTGAAAGTATTGATTACAGAAACGAATGACCGCCTTAGTGTAGACGTCATTTCACATGGAGATACCATTTCTGAAGAAGAGCAGAGCAAGCTTTTTGAAGCCTTTACAAGAGGAAATAATGCCCAGAATATAGCAGGATCCGGGCTGGGACTCAGAATTGTCAAAAGAATTCTTGAATATCATGACGCTCAGATCATCTATTCTTCTCCCGCTGAATATATGAATACATTTACACTTCATTTCAAAAAATAA
- a CDS encoding efflux RND transporter permease subunit, protein MNKFIKNIIAFSLKNKAFTFIWVAILAIAGFISFKNMPIEAFPDVTNTQIVIITQWNGRSAEEVERFVTTPIELAMSPVQKKTSVRSTTMFGLSIVKILFDDGVDDTFARNQVNNQLRTISLPDEVDPEVQPPYGPTGEIFRYTLESKTKDSRKLLTLQNWVIDRALRGVPGVADINVFGGQDKVFELSIDPRALDKYNLTPLQVYDAVTKSNLNVGGDVIEKNGQAYVVRGIGLVKSVTDIGNITIQNDSGNPVLVKNVAEVHESSMPRVGQAALNNHDDTVEGIVVMRKGENPREVLVGVKAKIKELNEKVLPKDVKMVTFYDRDNLMDFTTHTVMHNLIEGIVLVTVIVLIFMADWRTTLIVSIIIPLSLLFAFLCLKLAGMSANLLSLGAVDFGIIIDGAVVMVEGLFVMLDHKAHKYGMEKFNKLAKGGWIKQTGTGLGKAIFFSKLIIITSLIPIFSFQKVEGKMFSPLAFTLGFALMGALIFTLTLVPVLSHILLNKNVREKNNPFVNFWDRIVLKGFNVTFRNKKISMIVAVSFLAVTLFSGKFLGTEFLPQLNEGSLWITAEMPMSSSLKESLKTANLLKKDIMSFSEVTDVLAQTGRSNDGTDPNGFGFVQFAVNLKPREEWKRKITYDELINEIDQKLRNYQGITFNYSQPISDNVAEAVAGFKAENGIKIYGDNLETLDNLAHEILTKIKDVDGVKDPGIIKNIGQPEVSVVLDRDKMAAYGVMPADAQAVLEMAFGGKTASEMFDGERKFPIRLRYSQEYRTNENDIASLMVPTQDGAKIPLKEISTIVKDNGAAFIYRDNIKRYIGVKFSIRDRDLGSTIADAQKKVAAVELPDGYSVGWTGQFENQQRASHRLAQVVPVSILMIFFLLFILFGNMKDSLLVLANVPFALIGGIIALHVTGMNFGISAGVGMIALLGICIQNGVILITEFHQNVKNGMDLDAAILNGVKSRTRPVIMTALMASIGLMPAALSTGIGSESQKPLAIVIIGGLITATVLTLLIFPIIFWIFNRTRKLSQI, encoded by the coding sequence ATGAATAAATTTATAAAAAATATAATCGCTTTTTCATTAAAAAATAAAGCCTTTACCTTTATCTGGGTGGCTATTTTAGCGATTGCCGGTTTTATAAGCTTCAAAAATATGCCGATTGAAGCTTTCCCGGATGTTACCAATACTCAAATCGTAATTATTACCCAATGGAATGGACGGAGCGCAGAAGAAGTAGAACGTTTTGTGACAACCCCCATCGAATTGGCCATGAGCCCGGTTCAGAAGAAAACCAGTGTGAGAAGTACCACCATGTTTGGGCTTTCCATTGTTAAAATTCTGTTTGATGACGGGGTGGATGATACTTTTGCCAGAAATCAGGTCAATAACCAATTAAGAACCATTAGCCTTCCTGATGAAGTAGACCCTGAAGTACAGCCACCCTACGGGCCAACCGGAGAAATTTTCAGATATACGCTGGAAAGCAAAACAAAAGACTCCCGGAAGCTGCTTACCCTGCAAAACTGGGTAATTGACCGTGCTTTAAGAGGAGTTCCCGGAGTTGCAGATATCAACGTTTTCGGTGGGCAGGACAAAGTTTTCGAGCTGAGTATTGATCCGAGAGCTTTGGATAAATATAATCTGACTCCGCTTCAGGTATACGATGCCGTTACGAAAAGCAACCTGAATGTTGGTGGTGACGTTATTGAAAAGAACGGGCAGGCCTATGTAGTAAGAGGTATTGGCCTGGTAAAGTCTGTAACGGATATCGGTAATATTACCATTCAGAATGACAGTGGAAACCCTGTTTTGGTAAAAAATGTAGCAGAAGTTCATGAAAGCTCTATGCCGAGAGTAGGACAGGCAGCCCTGAACAACCATGATGATACCGTAGAAGGCATTGTTGTGATGAGAAAAGGAGAGAACCCAAGAGAAGTTCTGGTAGGTGTAAAAGCAAAAATCAAAGAATTAAACGAAAAAGTTCTTCCAAAAGATGTGAAAATGGTCACTTTCTATGATCGTGATAATCTGATGGACTTTACCACGCACACCGTAATGCATAACCTTATTGAAGGAATTGTACTGGTAACCGTGATTGTCTTGATTTTTATGGCAGACTGGAGAACAACTTTAATTGTTTCTATCATCATCCCTCTATCATTATTATTCGCATTTTTATGTTTAAAACTGGCCGGGATGAGTGCCAATCTGCTTTCATTAGGAGCAGTAGACTTCGGGATCATCATTGACGGAGCCGTCGTCATGGTAGAAGGGCTCTTTGTAATGCTAGACCACAAAGCCCACAAATATGGAATGGAAAAATTCAATAAACTGGCGAAAGGCGGCTGGATCAAGCAGACCGGAACAGGCCTCGGAAAAGCAATTTTCTTTTCGAAGCTGATCATCATTACTTCTTTGATCCCGATCTTCTCGTTCCAGAAAGTGGAAGGTAAAATGTTTTCACCATTGGCTTTTACATTAGGGTTTGCATTAATGGGAGCCTTGATCTTTACATTGACGCTGGTTCCTGTTCTTTCTCATATTCTTTTAAATAAAAATGTAAGAGAAAAAAACAATCCCTTTGTTAATTTTTGGGACAGAATCGTTCTGAAGGGATTTAATGTCACATTCAGGAATAAAAAAATAAGTATGATCGTGGCTGTCTCATTTTTGGCTGTCACTCTATTTTCCGGTAAGTTTCTGGGAACGGAATTCCTTCCGCAACTGAATGAAGGATCACTTTGGATCACCGCAGAAATGCCCATGAGCTCTTCACTGAAAGAATCGCTGAAAACAGCCAATCTTTTAAAGAAAGACATCATGAGTTTCTCTGAAGTGACAGATGTTCTGGCTCAGACGGGAAGAAGTAATGACGGAACAGACCCGAACGGTTTCGGATTTGTGCAGTTTGCCGTCAACCTTAAGCCCAGGGAAGAATGGAAACGGAAGATCACCTATGATGAGCTGATTAATGAAATTGACCAGAAATTACGGAACTATCAGGGGATTACCTTCAACTATTCCCAGCCGATCTCCGATAATGTGGCGGAAGCTGTAGCCGGATTTAAGGCAGAAAACGGGATCAAGATTTATGGTGATAATCTGGAAACCCTTGATAACCTTGCCCATGAGATCCTGACAAAAATTAAAGATGTAGACGGAGTAAAAGATCCAGGGATCATTAAAAATATTGGCCAGCCGGAGGTGAGTGTGGTACTGGACAGGGATAAAATGGCAGCCTATGGAGTAATGCCGGCAGATGCACAGGCGGTACTTGAAATGGCATTTGGCGGAAAAACGGCTTCAGAAATGTTTGACGGTGAAAGAAAATTCCCGATCCGTCTCCGGTATTCACAGGAATACAGAACCAATGAAAATGATATCGCTTCCCTGATGGTTCCTACACAGGACGGGGCGAAGATCCCTTTAAAAGAGATCAGTACCATTGTAAAAGATAACGGGGCGGCATTTATTTACAGGGATAATATCAAAAGATACATCGGAGTGAAATTTTCAATCCGTGACAGGGATTTGGGAAGTACTATTGCCGATGCGCAGAAAAAAGTGGCTGCCGTTGAACTTCCGGATGGATATTCTGTAGGATGGACCGGTCAGTTTGAAAACCAGCAGCGTGCTTCACACAGGCTGGCTCAGGTAGTGCCGGTGAGTATCCTGATGATCTTCTTCCTGTTGTTTATCCTGTTTGGAAATATGAAAGACTCTCTCCTTGTATTGGCTAATGTACCATTTGCACTGATCGGAGGAATCATTGCCCTGCACGTTACCGGAATGAATTTCGGGATCTCTGCCGGAGTAGGAATGATTGCCCTTTTGGGCATCTGTATCCAGAATGGGGTAATCCTGATCACAGAATTCCATCAGAACGTTAAAAACGGGATGGATTTAGATGCAGCGATATTAAACGGAGTGAAATCCAGAACCAGACCGGTGATTATGACAGCACTGATGGCTTCCATCGGGTTGATGCCGGCAGCCTTGTCTACGGGAATCGGTTCGGAATCCCAGAAACCTCTGGCCATTGTCATCATTGGAGGACTGATTACAGCAACAGTGCTTACCCTGCTTATTTTCCCGATTATCTTCTGGATTTTCAACAGGACAAGAAAGCTCAGCCAGATTTGA
- a CDS encoding HPF/RaiA family ribosome-associated protein has translation MKITVQSIGLTPHEPLESHIDKKVSKLDTFYDKIQECKVFLKVENNSDKTNKTAEIILAVPGDDIVVKKTSASFEESLDLCVDTAKKLLIKKKEMA, from the coding sequence ATGAAGATCACAGTACAATCAATTGGTTTAACTCCACACGAACCACTAGAATCACACATTGACAAAAAAGTAAGCAAATTAGACACATTCTACGACAAAATTCAGGAGTGTAAAGTATTCCTGAAAGTAGAAAATAATTCAGATAAAACGAATAAAACAGCCGAGATTATTTTGGCGGTTCCGGGAGACGATATTGTAGTAAAGAAGACCTCTGCAAGTTTTGAAGAAAGTCTGGACCTTTGCGTTGATACTGCTAAAAAGCTACTAATCAAGAAAAAAGAAATGGCATAG
- a CDS encoding response regulator transcription factor, producing MNILLLEDDLILSAELCRFLESNNFTCDKIYDGETFLRQIKNNTYELYLLDINVPKINGLDVCQTIRSFDKNTPIIIISAYGDISDKKDAFTRLADDYLVKPFQFEELLLRINSLLRRKAPSETSDQDILRIDDLIINKTEQKVYRSGNEITLTLKEFQLLVYLAEAQGRTVSKQQITEHVWEHNFNTNTNTVEVYINFLRKKIDKDFKIKLIHTRSGFGYYLSPL from the coding sequence ATGAATATTCTTTTATTAGAAGACGATCTCATTCTTTCTGCAGAGCTTTGCCGGTTTTTAGAATCCAACAATTTTACCTGCGATAAAATATATGATGGTGAAACCTTTCTCCGTCAGATTAAAAATAATACCTACGAGCTGTATCTGCTGGACATCAATGTTCCTAAGATCAACGGGCTGGATGTTTGCCAGACGATTCGCTCTTTTGATAAAAATACCCCGATCATTATTATTTCTGCTTATGGCGATATTTCAGATAAAAAAGATGCTTTTACAAGACTTGCTGATGATTATCTTGTAAAGCCTTTTCAGTTTGAGGAATTGCTTTTAAGAATCAACTCCCTGCTGAGACGTAAGGCTCCTTCAGAAACTTCCGATCAGGATATTCTCCGGATTGATGACCTTATTATCAACAAAACAGAACAAAAAGTGTATCGTAGCGGTAACGAAATAACCCTTACGCTAAAAGAATTTCAATTGTTGGTATATCTTGCAGAAGCCCAGGGAAGGACGGTGTCTAAACAGCAGATCACAGAACACGTATGGGAGCATAACTTTAATACGAATACCAATACCGTAGAAGTTTATATCAATTTTTTAAGAAAAAAGATTGATAAGGATTTTAAAATTAAACTCATCCATACCCGTTCCGGTTTCGGATATTACTTAAGCCCTCTGTAA
- a CDS encoding efflux RND transporter periplasmic adaptor subunit — protein sequence MKTYIIPVLMVLSLLACSKKEEEKNNQAKKGFELSNTMLSSISLAKAEQRNIEDEYSFYGKISADKNSYIDVYPLVGGNVLSVNVELGDYVKKGKVLATIRSTELAEIQKDVSDAKTDLVVAKNNLRVARELYEGKLNTERDVLEARSQLQKAEDQLQRATAVSTVYNVRSGNIYNVVAPIDGYIVQKSINKDMQLRSDRSDNIFDVANTTNVWAIMNVNESDIDKISLGMKAQVSTLSYPDKVFDGKIDKIFRIIDPQTNAMQARVVLDNANGLLIPDSKATIKVSSLESKTMLTIPSKAVIFDDNKSFVVVFKSRTDVKVREVKVLKQVGDITYISDGLKEGEEVITNNQLLIYRSLNS from the coding sequence ATGAAAACTTATATTATCCCTGTATTGATGGTCTTATCATTGTTGGCCTGTTCTAAAAAAGAAGAAGAAAAAAACAATCAGGCTAAAAAAGGCTTTGAGCTCAGCAATACGATGCTCAGTTCAATTTCATTAGCAAAAGCTGAACAAAGGAATATAGAAGATGAGTACAGCTTTTACGGAAAAATTTCTGCTGATAAAAACAGTTATATAGATGTTTACCCGCTGGTAGGAGGAAATGTACTGAGTGTAAATGTAGAATTGGGAGACTATGTGAAAAAAGGAAAGGTGCTCGCAACGATCCGGAGTACGGAGCTGGCAGAAATTCAGAAAGATGTGAGTGATGCAAAGACAGATCTTGTGGTTGCTAAAAATAACCTTAGAGTGGCCAGAGAATTATATGAAGGAAAGCTCAATACCGAAAGAGATGTTCTGGAAGCCAGAAGCCAGCTGCAGAAAGCAGAAGATCAGTTACAGCGGGCTACAGCAGTAAGCACAGTTTATAATGTAAGGTCAGGAAATATCTACAATGTAGTAGCCCCGATTGACGGATATATCGTTCAGAAGAGCATCAATAAAGATATGCAGCTGCGAAGCGATAGAAGTGATAACATCTTTGACGTAGCCAATACAACCAATGTATGGGCGATCATGAATGTAAATGAATCTGATATTGACAAGATCAGTCTTGGAATGAAAGCCCAGGTTTCAACGCTTTCCTATCCGGATAAGGTTTTTGATGGGAAAATTGATAAAATATTTAGAATCATCGATCCGCAGACTAATGCCATGCAGGCGAGAGTCGTCCTGGATAATGCCAACGGTCTTCTGATCCCGGACAGCAAAGCAACCATTAAAGTTTCCAGCCTGGAAAGCAAAACAATGCTGACCATTCCGTCCAAAGCCGTAATTTTTGATGACAACAAAAGTTTTGTGGTGGTTTTTAAATCCAGAACCGATGTGAAGGTCAGAGAGGTTAAGGTCCTGAAGCAGGTAGGAGACATTACTTATATCTCAGACGGCCTGAAAGAGGGAGAAGAAGTGATTACGAATAATCAGCTGTTGATTTATCGTTCACTGAATAGTTAA
- a CDS encoding TolC family protein produces MNRIAVLCLAVSSFMAAQQQMSLVECEEAFQKNNLQLLAEQYNINMADADILQAKIWELPQLSGQFNAYNPQDKKFFDVGHSKGAGITQLIYMGGKKKNEIAFAKSNKELAQLQFSQLLVDLRAQLRTAYFNLYYEKLKLENTNKQLGYMNDLLSAYRTQSAKGNVSLKDAVRLQSLVIQLNHDKLEINKNILEFEQNLKVLTGVSEDIEPQMSESEAKEALAAQPFGDEEELKSKALENNADYRYNLKLIDNSKLYAQWQKSLNVPDLNVGAAWDQAGGTFNNEANLTLGIPLPLWKVNQGNVEKANYAIQQNQKNADFQKLTLETKVQSAYKTWKAQYDQLLDIKTTDLQNMELVYNGMLTNFRKGNVNLIEFTDFMDSYRQTALQIYDMKNEIMQAAEQLNQLVQTKIFY; encoded by the coding sequence ATGAACAGAATTGCAGTGCTGTGTCTTGCCGTTTCCTCATTCATGGCAGCACAACAGCAAATGTCTCTTGTGGAGTGTGAAGAAGCATTCCAGAAGAACAATCTCCAGCTGCTCGCCGAACAATACAACATCAACATGGCAGATGCAGATATTCTGCAGGCCAAAATCTGGGAATTGCCGCAACTCAGCGGCCAGTTCAATGCTTACAATCCTCAGGACAAAAAGTTTTTTGATGTAGGACATTCAAAAGGAGCGGGAATTACCCAGCTGATTTATATGGGTGGTAAAAAGAAAAATGAAATTGCTTTTGCCAAATCGAATAAAGAGCTGGCTCAACTTCAGTTTTCCCAGTTACTGGTTGATCTCAGAGCCCAGCTTCGTACTGCTTATTTCAATCTTTATTACGAAAAACTCAAATTGGAAAACACCAATAAGCAACTAGGGTATATGAATGACCTTTTGAGCGCTTACAGGACACAGTCGGCAAAGGGAAATGTTTCTCTTAAAGATGCCGTAAGACTTCAGAGCCTTGTGATCCAGCTGAACCATGATAAACTTGAAATCAATAAAAACATTCTTGAATTTGAGCAGAATTTAAAAGTACTGACCGGTGTTTCTGAAGATATAGAGCCGCAAATGAGCGAGTCTGAAGCCAAAGAAGCACTCGCAGCACAGCCTTTCGGAGACGAAGAAGAGCTGAAAAGCAAAGCCCTGGAAAATAATGCCGATTACCGGTACAATTTAAAGCTGATAGACAATAGTAAATTATATGCCCAATGGCAGAAATCACTGAACGTCCCGGATCTGAATGTAGGAGCAGCGTGGGATCAGGCAGGAGGTACTTTTAATAATGAAGCCAATCTTACCCTGGGAATTCCTCTCCCTTTATGGAAGGTAAACCAGGGAAATGTGGAAAAAGCCAATTATGCAATTCAGCAGAATCAAAAAAATGCAGACTTTCAGAAACTGACCCTTGAAACAAAAGTGCAGTCTGCCTACAAAACCTGGAAGGCCCAATATGACCAGCTGCTGGATATCAAAACTACAGATTTGCAGAATATGGAATTGGTATACAACGGAATGCTGACCAATTTCAGAAAAGGAAATGTCAACCTTATTGAATTTACAGACTTTATGGACAGCTACCGGCAAACCGCACTTCAGATCTATGATATGAAAAATGAGATCATGCAGGCTGCAGAACAGCTTAATCAACTAGTACAAACGAAAATCTTCTATTAA
- the rpsU gene encoding 30S ribosomal protein S21, which yields MLIIPVKDGESIDRALKKYKRKFDKTGTVRQLRARQQFIKPSVTLRQARLKAAYKQRALSKEEQA from the coding sequence ATGTTAATAATTCCAGTTAAAGATGGTGAATCCATCGACAGAGCTTTAAAAAAATACAAGAGAAAATTTGATAAAACAGGTACAGTTCGTCAATTAAGAGCTAGACAACAATTTATCAAGCCTTCTGTAACGTTAAGACAAGCTAGACTAAAAGCGGCTTACAAACAAAGAGCACTTAGCAAAGAAGAGCAGGCTTAA